Proteins encoded together in one Kitasatospora albolonga window:
- a CDS encoding WXG100 family type VII secretion target — MPANDGTTVVTYSSLDQAASAIEAQAKRLDQDLADIKAMIESVSELWEGEAKSAYRAAQKRWDADATAIKQNLHQISSAVREAGVAYRGGDKRAAANFL; from the coding sequence ATGCCCGCCAATGACGGTACGACGGTCGTCACTTATTCCAGCCTCGACCAAGCTGCTTCTGCCATCGAGGCTCAGGCCAAGCGGCTCGACCAGGACCTCGCCGACATCAAGGCCATGATCGAATCGGTCTCGGAACTGTGGGAGGGCGAAGCCAAGTCGGCCTACCGCGCGGCACAGAAGCGGTGGGACGCGGACGCGACCGCCATCAAGCAGAACCTGCACCAGATCTCCAGCGCCGTGCGCGAAGCGGGTGTCGCCTACCGTGGCGGCGACAAGCGGGCCGCGGCCAACTTCCTCTAG
- a CDS encoding type VII secretion protein EccC: MSQIVVKRPPRALPSEVPVEQVQLQPPPELPRGQQEGALMQLLPMLGMGGSVVFFFITDNPIMRIMGVVMIASTVAMAIAMLVRFRRGTQGQLADMRRDYLKYLTQTRRTVVKTARKQRDAQFYLHPSPEQLWALVAEGSRVWERRVGDADFAQVRIGLGSQELATPLVAPETAPVDELEPLTAGAMQQFLTTHSTLDGLPMAVSLRAFYHLTISGHEESARASARAVIGSLASLHSPEDLVIAVAAGREAAPHWEWAKWLPHVQDTGSVDGAGSRRLITTGVLELEQQLAARLDGRPRFQPGGQPLLEQPHIVVVLDGESVPPMSVLASAEGLQGVTVIEVVPGEVQGARGGLSVVVQPQSLQLESGQGLVYDGVPDLLSREAAEALARQLAPLHMATGGDDDEPLLANLEFTDLLNLGDAASIEVSRTWRPRSQAERLRVPIGVGEGGAPVMLDLKEAAQEGMGPHGLCVGATGSGKSELLRTLVLGLAVTHTSETLNFVLADFKGGATFAGMAQMPHVAAVITNLADDLTLVDRMGDSIRGELNRRQEMLRDAGNYANIHDYEKARSAGAPLQPIPSLVLVIDEFSELLTAKPDFIDMFVQIGRIGRSLGVHLLLASQRLEEGRLRGLETYLSYRIGLRTFSAAESRAALGVPDAYHLPNVPGSGLLKFGTEEMVRFKAAYVSGVYRAGGQQSASAGGPLPVDRRPVPFTAAPVPVRYVQPSPQVGAGVPEPRAAEDDALADTVLDVIVRRLEGRGASAHQVWLPPLDNPPTLDEILPGLSPVPGRGLTQPGFEGAGRLVVPLGVIDKPFEQRRDTLYRDFSGAAGHMQITGGPQSGKSTLLRTLIAGFALTHTPQEVQIYGLDFGGGGMSAVAGLPHVGGVASRLDPEKVRRTVAEVHGIMSRREEYFRSAGIDSIATYRRMRARGEISVADQPWGDVFLIIDGWGNFRTDYEALENAAMDIAARGLGYGIHLIVTASRSMEVRAGLKDNLMNRLELRLGDVMDSELDRKVAANVPAGVPGRGLTPEKLHFMAAVPRIDGINSDSDLSEATAAMNQEVSRHWTAAPAPAVRLLPRSLPATELPPGYAVPERGVAFAIDENNLAPVFVDFEHDPFFLIFGEGESGKSNLLRLLIKQLTERYDGDSCKLFVVDNRRSLLDVTPASHLAEYIPMSNNMEHHMVALHDLMKRRTPSADVTAQELRDRSWWSGPTVYVIIDDFDLVSTSSGNPLSSLTELLPFARDVGVRFIIARNTAGASRALYESFLQRMTELGAQGVLLSGDPMEGDILGGVRPRPMPPGRGIFVTRRRGNPLVQTGVMGGGR; this comes from the coding sequence GTGAGCCAGATCGTCGTCAAGCGCCCACCGCGGGCCCTGCCCTCCGAAGTGCCGGTCGAACAGGTGCAGTTGCAACCTCCGCCGGAGCTGCCCCGGGGTCAGCAGGAGGGCGCGCTGATGCAGCTCCTGCCGATGCTGGGCATGGGCGGTTCGGTCGTCTTCTTCTTCATAACGGACAACCCCATCATGCGGATCATGGGCGTGGTCATGATCGCCTCCACGGTCGCCATGGCCATCGCGATGCTCGTACGTTTCCGGCGGGGCACCCAGGGCCAGCTCGCGGACATGCGGCGGGACTATCTGAAGTACCTGACGCAGACCCGGCGCACGGTGGTGAAGACGGCCCGCAAGCAGCGCGACGCCCAGTTCTATCTGCACCCTTCGCCCGAGCAGCTGTGGGCGCTGGTCGCCGAGGGCAGCCGGGTGTGGGAGCGGCGGGTCGGTGACGCCGACTTCGCGCAGGTACGTATCGGTCTGGGCAGCCAGGAGCTGGCCACGCCGCTCGTCGCGCCGGAGACGGCGCCGGTCGACGAGCTGGAGCCGCTGACGGCCGGGGCGATGCAGCAGTTCCTGACGACGCACTCCACGCTGGACGGCCTGCCCATGGCCGTGTCGCTGCGGGCCTTCTACCACCTGACGATCAGCGGCCACGAGGAGTCCGCGCGCGCCTCGGCGCGGGCGGTGATCGGCTCGCTGGCCTCGCTGCACTCCCCCGAGGACCTGGTGATCGCGGTCGCGGCGGGCCGGGAGGCGGCCCCGCACTGGGAGTGGGCGAAGTGGCTCCCCCACGTACAGGACACGGGTTCGGTCGACGGAGCGGGCAGCCGGCGGCTGATCACCACCGGCGTCCTGGAGCTCGAACAGCAGCTGGCGGCCCGCCTCGACGGCCGCCCCCGTTTCCAGCCCGGCGGGCAGCCGCTCCTGGAGCAGCCGCACATCGTCGTCGTCCTGGACGGGGAGTCGGTGCCGCCGATGTCGGTGCTCGCCTCGGCCGAGGGGCTTCAGGGCGTGACGGTCATCGAGGTCGTACCGGGTGAGGTGCAGGGGGCGCGCGGCGGCCTCTCCGTCGTGGTGCAGCCGCAGTCGCTCCAGCTGGAGTCGGGGCAGGGGCTCGTCTACGACGGGGTGCCCGACCTGCTGAGCCGCGAGGCCGCCGAGGCGCTGGCCCGGCAGCTGGCCCCGCTGCACATGGCGACGGGCGGGGACGACGACGAGCCGCTGCTGGCCAACCTGGAGTTCACCGATCTGCTGAACCTGGGCGACGCGGCCTCCATCGAGGTCAGCCGGACCTGGCGGCCCCGCTCGCAGGCGGAGCGGCTGCGCGTGCCGATCGGCGTCGGCGAGGGCGGGGCGCCGGTGATGCTGGACCTGAAGGAGGCGGCGCAGGAGGGCATGGGGCCGCACGGGCTGTGCGTGGGCGCGACGGGTTCGGGCAAGTCGGAGCTGCTGCGCACGCTGGTGCTCGGCCTGGCGGTGACGCACACCTCGGAGACGCTGAACTTCGTCCTCGCGGACTTCAAGGGCGGTGCGACCTTCGCCGGTATGGCGCAGATGCCGCACGTGGCCGCGGTGATCACCAACCTCGCGGACGACCTGACCCTGGTGGACCGCATGGGCGACTCCATCCGCGGTGAGCTCAACCGCCGCCAGGAGATGCTGCGCGACGCGGGGAACTACGCCAACATCCACGACTACGAGAAGGCGCGCTCGGCGGGTGCGCCGCTCCAGCCGATCCCTTCCCTCGTCCTGGTGATCGACGAGTTCAGCGAGCTGCTGACGGCGAAGCCCGACTTCATCGACATGTTCGTGCAGATCGGGCGGATCGGCCGTTCGCTGGGCGTGCATCTGCTGCTGGCCTCGCAGCGCCTGGAGGAGGGGCGGCTGCGCGGGCTGGAGACGTACCTCTCGTACCGCATCGGTCTGCGGACCTTCTCGGCGGCCGAGTCCCGGGCGGCGCTGGGGGTGCCGGACGCGTACCACCTGCCGAACGTGCCCGGTTCGGGGCTGCTCAAGTTCGGTACGGAGGAGATGGTGCGGTTCAAGGCCGCGTACGTCTCCGGGGTGTACCGGGCGGGGGGCCAGCAGTCGGCCTCGGCCGGGGGGCCGCTGCCGGTGGACCGGAGGCCGGTTCCGTTCACGGCCGCGCCGGTGCCGGTGCGGTACGTGCAGCCGAGCCCGCAGGTTGGGGCCGGGGTGCCGGAGCCGCGGGCGGCGGAGGACGACGCGCTGGCGGACACGGTGCTGGACGTGATCGTGCGTCGGCTGGAGGGGCGCGGGGCCTCCGCGCACCAGGTGTGGCTGCCGCCGCTGGACAACCCGCCGACGCTGGACGAGATCCTGCCGGGGCTCTCGCCCGTACCGGGCCGGGGGCTGACGCAGCCCGGGTTCGAGGGCGCGGGACGGCTCGTCGTTCCCCTGGGCGTGATCGACAAGCCGTTCGAGCAGCGGCGCGACACCCTCTACCGGGACTTCTCCGGCGCTGCCGGGCACATGCAGATCACGGGTGGCCCGCAGTCCGGCAAGTCGACCCTGCTGCGTACGCTCATCGCGGGCTTCGCGCTCACCCACACCCCGCAGGAAGTCCAGATCTACGGGCTCGACTTCGGCGGCGGCGGCATGTCGGCCGTCGCGGGCCTCCCGCACGTGGGCGGGGTCGCCTCACGGCTCGACCCCGAGAAGGTGCGGCGTACGGTCGCCGAGGTGCACGGCATCATGTCCCGGCGCGAGGAGTACTTCCGCAGCGCAGGCATCGACTCCATCGCCACCTACCGGCGGATGCGGGCGCGCGGCGAGATCTCGGTGGCGGACCAGCCGTGGGGCGACGTCTTCCTGATCATCGACGGCTGGGGCAACTTCCGTACGGATTACGAGGCGTTGGAGAACGCCGCGATGGACATCGCGGCGCGGGGCCTCGGGTACGGCATCCACCTGATCGTCACCGCGTCACGGTCCATGGAGGTCAGGGCCGGTCTGAAGGACAACCTCATGAACCGCCTGGAGCTGCGGCTCGGCGACGTCATGGACTCCGAGTTGGACCGCAAGGTGGCGGCCAACGTGCCCGCCGGGGTGCCGGGGCGCGGGCTGACACCGGAGAAGCTGCACTTCATGGCGGCGGTGCCGCGGATCGACGGCATCAACTCCGACAGCGACCTGTCCGAGGCGACGGCCGCCATGAACCAGGAGGTCTCCCGGCACTGGACGGCGGCGCCCGCCCCCGCCGTACGCCTGCTGCCGCGCTCCCTCCCCGCGACCGAACTCCCGCCGGGCTACGCCGTTCCGGAGCGCGGGGTCGCCTTCGCGATCGACGAGAACAACCTCGCGCCGGTCTTCGTGGACTTCGAGCACGACCCGTTCTTCCTGATCTTCGGCGAGGGCGAGTCCGGCAAGTCCAACCTGCTGCGGCTGCTCATCAAGCAGCTCACCGAGCGGTACGACGGTGACTCCTGCAAGCTCTTCGTGGTCGACAACCGGCGCTCGCTGCTGGACGTGACCCCGGCGTCGCACCTGGCGGAGTACATCCCCATGTCCAACAACATGGAACACCACATGGTCGCGCTGCACGACCTGATGAAGCGCCGCACCCCGTCCGCCGACGTCACGGCCCAGGAGCTGCGGGACCGCAGTTGGTGGAGCGGCCCGACGGTCTACGTGATCATCGACGATTTCGACCTGGTCTCCACGTCGAGCGGCAACCCGCTGTCGTCCCTCACGGAGCTGCTGCCGTTCGCCCGTGACGTGGGCGTCCGCTTCATCATCGCCCGCAACACGGCGGGGGCGAGCCGGGCCCTGTACGAGTCGTTCCTCCAGCGCATGACCGAGCTGGGCGCCCAGGGCGTGCTGCTGTCGGGCGACCCGATGGAGGGCGACATCCTCGGCGGCGTACGCCCGCGCCCGATGCCGCCGGGGCGGGGCATCTTCGTCACCCGGAGGCGGGGGAACCCGCTGGTGCAGACGGGGGTGATGGGCGGGGGGCGGTAG
- a CDS encoding type VII secretion integral membrane protein EccD, with translation MTARTAATTSGRPSHGVASGNGTGFCRVTVVAPDSRVDVALPEDVPVADLYPEILRLSGQSPAPGAPVGYHLVRRDGTVLDSARTLAGHRILDGELLSLRPFAESLPPAVFDDVSDAVATAVAKDRTLWGDSLMRGAGLFGGSVLLILLGFVLWTADPRHDMHGLPGILAAVTAVLLLAVACVRARVYDDRASAIALGTGALVNAAVAGSGLLSLSAGQGVGRLQFLLACAAVLVVSVILMITAPGGDGPFVAFVFASATGLVVTFIAISADLKPTEAAAVCAPFAVGALAFLPGLSTRFARLPIGFEPPRSTVGDYGTSDQAPQGPVDAVRIAAQARRGHELLLGLVGGCALVAVAAAAVLGFSDDVWGQLLALATGVALLMRAHLFRYTAQVGCTLAAGLGSLVLLGLGLSLNPPLTLVRDALRGDGSELDIRTVWLAAAVAGVAALITAIGLIVPRKGVTPFWGRFLEIAETVVLLTLLPLCLAVFDVYRSIRALTS, from the coding sequence ATGACGGCCCGAACGGCGGCCACCACGAGCGGTCGGCCCAGCCACGGGGTTGCGTCCGGAAACGGCACCGGCTTCTGCCGGGTCACCGTCGTCGCACCCGACAGCCGGGTCGACGTGGCACTGCCCGAGGACGTGCCCGTCGCCGACCTGTACCCCGAGATCCTCCGGCTCTCCGGCCAGAGCCCCGCCCCCGGCGCCCCCGTCGGCTACCACCTCGTACGCCGCGACGGCACCGTCCTGGACAGCGCCCGTACGCTGGCCGGGCACCGCATCCTCGACGGCGAGCTGCTCTCGCTGCGGCCCTTCGCCGAATCGCTGCCGCCCGCCGTCTTCGACGACGTCTCCGACGCCGTCGCCACCGCCGTGGCCAAGGACCGCACCCTCTGGGGCGACTCCCTCATGCGCGGCGCCGGCCTCTTCGGCGGCTCCGTCCTGCTGATCCTGCTCGGCTTCGTCCTGTGGACCGCCGACCCCCGCCACGACATGCACGGGCTGCCCGGCATCCTGGCCGCCGTCACCGCCGTACTCCTGCTCGCCGTCGCCTGTGTCCGCGCACGCGTCTACGACGACCGCGCCTCGGCCATCGCGCTGGGAACCGGTGCGCTGGTCAACGCCGCCGTGGCCGGTTCCGGGCTGCTCTCGCTCAGCGCGGGCCAGGGCGTGGGGCGGCTGCAGTTCCTGCTCGCCTGCGCCGCCGTGCTGGTGGTGTCGGTCATCCTCATGATCACCGCACCCGGCGGCGACGGACCCTTCGTCGCGTTCGTCTTCGCGAGCGCCACCGGCCTCGTGGTCACCTTCATCGCGATCTCGGCCGACCTGAAGCCCACCGAGGCCGCCGCAGTCTGCGCCCCGTTCGCCGTGGGCGCCCTGGCCTTCCTCCCCGGCCTCTCCACCCGCTTCGCCCGCCTCCCCATCGGCTTCGAACCGCCCCGCTCCACGGTCGGCGACTACGGCACCTCCGACCAGGCCCCCCAGGGCCCGGTCGACGCCGTACGGATCGCCGCCCAGGCCCGGCGCGGCCACGAGCTGCTCCTCGGCCTGGTCGGCGGCTGCGCGCTGGTGGCCGTGGCGGCCGCCGCGGTGCTCGGCTTCTCCGACGACGTCTGGGGCCAGCTGCTCGCCCTGGCCACCGGGGTCGCCCTGCTGATGCGCGCCCACCTGTTCCGCTACACCGCCCAGGTCGGCTGCACCCTCGCGGCCGGCCTGGGCTCCCTCGTACTCCTGGGCCTCGGGCTCTCCCTCAACCCGCCGCTCACCCTGGTGCGCGACGCGCTGCGCGGGGACGGCTCCGAACTGGACATCCGTACGGTGTGGCTCGCCGCCGCCGTCGCGGGCGTCGCCGCCCTGATCACCGCCATCGGCCTGATCGTGCCGCGCAAGGGGGTCACCCCGTTCTGGGGCCGCTTCCTGGAGATCGCCGAGACGGTCGTCCTGCTCACGCTGCTGCCGCTCTGCCTCGCGGTCTTCGACGTCTACCGCTCGATCCGGGCCCTCACCAGCTGA